Proteins encoded by one window of Cylindrospermum stagnale PCC 7417:
- a CDS encoding phosphoketolase family protein, with translation MTLASTTQSKPLTDQELHKINAYWRAANYLSVGQIYLLDNPLLREPLKLEHVKPRLLGHWGTTPGLNFIYAHLNRVIKKYDLNTIYIAGPGHGGPGLVANTYLEGTYSEYYPNISQDAEGMKNLFKQFSFPGGIPSHVAPETPGSIHEGGELGYALVHAYGAAFDNPDLIVAAVVGDGEAETGALATSWHSNKFLNPVHDGAVLPILHLNGYKIANPTLLARLPHDELESLFIGYGYKPYFVEGSDPADVHQQMAATLDTIIVEIQGIQREARVHGFSGRPQWPMIVLRTPKGWTGPKEVDGKKTEGYWRSHQVPFGNISGQPEHLKLLEDWLKSYKPEELFDSNGRLVSELAELAPIGDRRMGDNPHANGGILLRDLKIPEFSEYAVDVPQPGKVISEATKVTGKFLRDIMQLNQESRNFRLFGPDETASNRLDPVLEVTDRTWVAQILPEDEHLSPNGRVMEILSETNCQGWLEGYLLTGRHGLFSCYEAFIHIVDSMFNQHAKWLKTTREIPWRRSIASLNYLLTSHVWRQDHNGFSHQDPGFIDHVVNKKAEIIRVYLPPDANTLLSVTDHCLRSRNYVNVIVAGKQPALQYLDMDAAIKHCTKGLGIWEWASNDRDSEPDVVMACAGDIPTLETLAAVDILRQNFPDLKVRVVNVVDLMTLQPKSEHPHGLSSKDFDTIFTTDKPIIFAFHGYPWLIHRLTYRHTNHNNLHVRGYKEEGTTTTPFDMVVLNDLDRFHLVIDVIDRVPKLGYKAAYVKQQLQDKLIEHKHYIEKYGEDMPEIRDWKWPY, from the coding sequence ATGACTTTAGCTAGTACAACCCAATCAAAGCCTTTAACAGATCAAGAATTACATAAGATCAACGCTTACTGGCGTGCAGCTAACTATCTTTCAGTTGGGCAAATATATCTATTAGACAATCCACTGCTGCGAGAACCGCTAAAGCTAGAACACGTCAAACCCCGACTCTTGGGACACTGGGGAACAACTCCAGGGCTAAACTTTATTTATGCTCACCTCAACCGGGTGATCAAAAAGTATGACCTGAATACAATCTACATTGCTGGGCCTGGTCATGGAGGCCCCGGACTCGTCGCCAATACCTATCTAGAAGGCACTTACAGCGAATACTACCCCAATATTTCCCAAGATGCCGAGGGGATGAAGAATCTCTTCAAACAGTTCTCTTTCCCTGGTGGTATTCCTAGTCATGTTGCACCAGAAACCCCTGGTTCTATTCACGAAGGGGGAGAACTCGGTTATGCTCTGGTTCATGCCTACGGTGCTGCTTTTGACAATCCTGATTTGATTGTTGCTGCTGTTGTTGGTGATGGTGAAGCGGAAACTGGCGCTTTAGCTACTAGCTGGCATTCTAACAAGTTTCTCAACCCTGTTCATGATGGCGCAGTTTTACCCATTTTGCATTTGAATGGGTATAAGATTGCTAACCCAACCTTACTGGCAAGATTGCCTCATGATGAGTTAGAGAGTTTATTTATCGGCTATGGTTATAAGCCGTATTTTGTGGAGGGATCTGATCCCGCAGATGTACACCAGCAAATGGCGGCGACTTTAGACACAATAATTGTAGAGATTCAAGGTATCCAGCGGGAAGCACGGGTGCATGGTTTTAGTGGGCGTCCCCAGTGGCCGATGATTGTTTTGAGGACGCCCAAAGGTTGGACAGGGCCGAAGGAAGTTGATGGGAAGAAAACCGAAGGTTATTGGCGATCGCATCAAGTCCCCTTTGGGAATATATCTGGACAACCAGAACACCTGAAACTTCTAGAAGATTGGCTGAAGAGTTACAAACCAGAAGAACTCTTCGACAGCAATGGTAGACTGGTTTCTGAACTCGCAGAATTAGCACCAATTGGCGATCGCCGCATGGGTGACAATCCCCACGCCAACGGCGGCATTTTGCTGCGTGACCTAAAAATCCCCGAATTCTCAGAATATGCCGTAGATGTTCCCCAACCAGGAAAGGTAATTTCTGAAGCCACCAAAGTCACCGGCAAATTCTTGCGGGACATCATGCAACTTAACCAAGAAAGCCGCAACTTCCGCCTTTTTGGCCCAGACGAAACCGCATCGAATCGCCTAGATCCCGTATTAGAAGTCACAGACCGTACTTGGGTTGCCCAGATCCTCCCAGAAGACGAACACCTATCCCCCAACGGTCGGGTGATGGAAATTCTCAGTGAAACCAATTGCCAAGGATGGTTAGAAGGCTACCTACTTACGGGTCGTCATGGTTTATTCTCCTGCTACGAGGCATTTATCCACATAGTAGACTCGATGTTCAACCAGCACGCCAAATGGTTGAAAACTACCCGTGAAATTCCCTGGCGTCGATCTATTGCTTCCCTTAACTACCTACTCACCTCCCACGTTTGGCGGCAAGATCACAACGGCTTCTCCCACCAAGACCCCGGTTTTATCGATCATGTAGTTAACAAAAAAGCCGAGATTATTCGCGTCTATCTCCCCCCCGATGCCAACACCTTGCTATCAGTAACAGACCATTGCCTAAGAAGCCGCAACTATGTCAACGTCATTGTTGCTGGGAAGCAGCCAGCATTACAATACCTGGATATGGACGCAGCGATTAAACATTGCACCAAAGGCTTAGGTATTTGGGAATGGGCCAGCAACGACAGAGACAGCGAACCAGATGTAGTCATGGCCTGCGCTGGGGATATTCCCACCTTAGAAACCTTAGCCGCTGTCGATATTTTGCGCCAAAATTTCCCAGATTTAAAAGTGCGGGTAGTGAACGTCGTAGATTTAATGACACTACAGCCAAAAAGCGAACATCCTCACGGTTTAAGCAGCAAAGACTTCGATACAATTTTCACCACCGACAAACCGATTATCTTTGCTTTTCACGGTTATCCTTGGCTCATTCATCGCCTCACTTATCGTCACACCAATCACAATAATCTACACGTGCGCGGCTACAAAGAAGAGGGAACCACCACCACCCCCTTTGATATGGTCGTCCTTAACGATCTCGATCGCTTCCACCTGGTGATCGATGTAATTGACCGCGTGCCGAAATTAGGTTATAAAGCGGCTTATGTCAAACAGCAGTTGCAAGATAAACTAATCGAACACAAGCACTACATCGAAAAATACGGCGAAGACATGCCAGAAATCCGCGACTGGAAGTGGCCTTACTAA
- the ftsH3 gene encoding ATP-dependent zinc metalloprotease FtsH3: MNKRWRNAGLYALLFIVVIALGTAFFDKPQSSRETWRYSQFIQEVEKGRVEKVSLSSDRSTALVTPKYDPNKKLVTLVNDPDLINTLTTKGVDISVLPQTDEGFWVKALSSLFFPVLLLVGLFFLLRRAQNGPGSQAMNFGKSRARVQMEPQTQVTFGDVAGIDQAKLELNEVVDFLKNADRFTAVGAKIPKGVLLVGPPGTGKTLLARAVAGEAGVPFFSISGSEFVEMFVGVGASRVRDLFEQAKSNAPCIVFIDEIDAVGRQRGAGLGGGNDEREQTLNQLLTEMDGFEGNTGIIIIAATNRPDVLDAALLRPGRFDRQVVVDRPDYAGRSEILKVHARGKTLAKDVDLDKIARRTPGFTGADLSNLLNEAAILAARRNLTEISMDEINDAIDRVLAGPEKKDRVMSEKRKTLVAYHEAGHALVGALMPDYDPVQKISIIPRGRAGGLTWFTPSEDRMDTGLYSRAYLENQMAVALGGRIAEELIFGDEEVTTGASNDLQQVARVARQMITRFGMSDRLGPVALGRQQGNMFLGRDIMSERDFSEETAAAIDDEVDKLVRVAYTRAKEVLVNNRHILDQIAQMLVDKETVDAEELQEILGNNDVKTAAFA; encoded by the coding sequence GTGAATAAAAGATGGAGAAATGCGGGGCTATATGCGCTGCTGTTTATTGTTGTCATTGCCCTAGGCACAGCATTCTTTGACAAACCTCAAAGTAGCCGAGAAACATGGCGATACAGTCAATTTATTCAAGAAGTTGAAAAAGGCAGAGTTGAAAAAGTCAGTCTGAGTTCAGACCGTTCTACAGCACTGGTAACACCCAAATATGACCCCAATAAAAAGCTGGTAACCTTGGTCAACGACCCTGACCTGATCAACACACTCACCACCAAAGGCGTTGATATTTCTGTATTGCCACAAACCGACGAAGGATTTTGGGTTAAGGCACTCAGCAGCTTATTTTTCCCAGTATTGCTTCTTGTAGGCTTATTTTTCTTGCTCCGCCGCGCTCAAAATGGGCCAGGCAGCCAAGCCATGAACTTTGGCAAGTCTAGAGCTAGAGTGCAAATGGAGCCACAAACCCAGGTGACCTTTGGTGATGTCGCTGGCATCGACCAAGCCAAGCTGGAACTAAACGAAGTTGTAGACTTTCTGAAAAACGCCGATCGCTTTACCGCAGTGGGCGCAAAAATTCCTAAAGGTGTACTGCTAGTTGGACCTCCCGGTACTGGTAAAACCCTCCTAGCTCGTGCTGTAGCTGGGGAAGCAGGTGTGCCCTTCTTCTCTATCTCTGGTTCAGAATTTGTCGAAATGTTCGTGGGTGTGGGTGCATCCCGCGTCCGCGATTTGTTTGAGCAAGCTAAGTCCAATGCTCCCTGCATCGTCTTCATCGATGAAATTGACGCCGTAGGACGTCAGCGGGGTGCAGGTTTAGGCGGTGGTAACGATGAGCGGGAACAAACCCTCAACCAGTTGCTCACAGAAATGGACGGCTTTGAAGGTAACACCGGCATCATCATCATCGCCGCCACCAACCGTCCTGACGTTCTAGATGCAGCTTTGTTACGTCCTGGTCGCTTTGATCGTCAAGTCGTGGTAGACCGTCCTGACTATGCCGGACGCAGCGAAATTCTCAAAGTTCATGCCCGTGGCAAAACCTTAGCCAAAGATGTGGACTTGGATAAAATCGCCCGACGCACCCCTGGTTTTACCGGCGCAGATTTATCCAACCTGCTGAATGAAGCCGCAATTTTGGCAGCACGGCGTAACTTGACCGAAATTTCGATGGACGAAATCAACGACGCCATCGACCGCGTACTAGCTGGGCCAGAGAAGAAAGACCGGGTAATGAGCGAAAAGCGCAAAACCCTGGTGGCATACCACGAAGCTGGTCACGCCTTAGTTGGTGCGTTGATGCCCGACTATGACCCAGTGCAAAAGATTAGCATTATTCCTCGTGGTCGCGCAGGTGGTTTAACTTGGTTTACCCCCAGCGAAGACCGAATGGATACCGGTTTATACAGCCGCGCTTATCTGGAAAATCAAATGGCAGTGGCTTTAGGTGGTCGCATTGCTGAAGAATTAATCTTTGGTGACGAAGAAGTTACCACCGGCGCTTCCAACGACTTGCAACAGGTAGCGCGAGTTGCTAGACAGATGATCACTCGTTTTGGGATGAGCGATCGCTTGGGACCAGTCGCCCTTGGTCGTCAGCAAGGCAATATGTTCCTCGGTCGCGATATTATGTCAGAGCGTGATTTCTCAGAAGAAACCGCAGCCGCAATTGATGATGAAGTAGACAAACTAGTGCGGGTAGCCTACACACGCGCTAAAGAAGTGTTGGTTAACAACCGCCACATTCTCGATCAAATCGCGCAAATGCTGGTTGACAAAGAAACCGTAGACGCCGAAGAATTGCAAGAAATTCTAGGAAATAACGATGTAAAAACTGCTGCATTCGCATAA
- a CDS encoding dienelactone hydrolase family protein, giving the protein MQIVKRNIELRVDDSLMRVYVASPKAAGKYPGIVFYSDIYQLGGAILRLANYLAGFGYVVAAPEIFHRIEPVGSVIEPDDLGRMRGNDDARRTLISEYDADCRAVIDFLKSDNSVIADKIGTLGFCIGGHLAFRAAFENEIKASVCCYPTGIPSGKLGKGVADTIHRIGEIKGEMLLVFGTQDPHIPENDRLMIINTLENGKIPHKVFSYEAEHTFMRDDGYRYDAAATTAAWGEIIAFLKQMFAV; this is encoded by the coding sequence ATGCAAATCGTTAAACGCAATATTGAATTGAGAGTCGATGATAGTTTAATGCGTGTTTATGTCGCATCTCCTAAAGCAGCCGGAAAATATCCAGGCATTGTTTTTTACAGCGATATTTATCAGTTAGGTGGGGCAATACTGCGTCTAGCTAACTACTTAGCCGGATTTGGTTATGTTGTGGCTGCACCAGAAATTTTTCACCGGATTGAACCTGTGGGTTCTGTGATTGAACCTGATGATCTTGGCAGAATGCGAGGTAATGATGATGCACGACGCACGCTTATATCTGAATATGATGCTGATTGTCGAGCGGTGATTGATTTTTTGAAAAGTGATAATTCAGTTATTGCTGATAAAATCGGAACTTTGGGTTTTTGTATTGGTGGACATTTAGCTTTTAGGGCAGCTTTTGAAAATGAAATTAAAGCCTCGGTTTGCTGTTACCCTACTGGGATTCCTAGCGGTAAATTGGGTAAGGGAGTAGCGGATACTATTCACAGAATAGGAGAAATTAAGGGAGAGATGCTGTTAGTTTTTGGTACTCAAGACCCACATATTCCCGAAAATGACCGTCTGATGATAATTAACACTTTAGAGAATGGGAAAATACCTCACAAAGTTTTTTCTTATGAAGCAGAACATACTTTTATGCGAGATGATGGATATCGTTATGATGCTGCTGCTACCACTGCGGCTTGGGGGGAAATAATCGCTTTCTTGAAACAGATGTTTGCGGTTTAA
- a CDS encoding pyruvate kinase alpha/beta domain-containing protein — MITGLPGCVPLSLLPTPYASNQNYQKCKLNTVVEMNLVNQGDKVVITSGVPVGKSGTTSLIKVHSIGQPITAEHT; from the coding sequence TTGATCACAGGCTTGCCGGGGTGCGTTCCGTTGTCGTTACTCCCTACGCCTTATGCGTCGAACCAAAATTATCAAAAGTGTAAACTAAACACCGTTGTTGAGATGAATCTGGTCAACCAGGGGGATAAGGTGGTAATTACCTCCGGCGTCCCAGTTGGTAAGTCAGGAACAACAAGTTTAATTAAAGTGCATTCTATCGGACAGCCAATTACAGCAGAGCACACCTAA
- the gap gene encoding type I glyceraldehyde-3-phosphate dehydrogenase, with product MTKLKIGINGFGRIGRLVLRAGLNNPNIEFVGINDLVPPDNLAYLLKYDSTHGRLNNKIEAKEDGILIDGHLVPCVSVRNPAELPWGKLGADYIVESTGLFTDYQGAENHLKAGAKRVIISAPTKEPDKVKTLLMGVNHHLFDPAKDLIVSNASCTTNCLAPIAKVINDNFGLTEGLMTTVHAMTATQPTVDGPSKKDWRGGRGASQNIIPSSTGAAKAVALVLPELKGKLTGMAFRVPTPDVSVVDLTFKTAKATSYKEICAAMKQAASGSLAGILGYTDEEVVSTDFQGDTHSSIFDAGAGIELNANFFKVVAWYDNEWGYSNRVVDLVLSMAQKEKLY from the coding sequence TTGACGAAGTTAAAAATCGGGATTAATGGATTTGGTCGGATCGGGCGACTTGTACTTCGTGCTGGCCTCAATAACCCAAACATTGAGTTTGTGGGCATTAACGACCTAGTACCACCAGATAATCTCGCTTACCTATTAAAGTACGACTCTACCCACGGTAGGTTAAACAACAAAATAGAAGCTAAGGAAGACGGCATCCTCATTGATGGACACTTGGTTCCTTGCGTGTCGGTAAGGAATCCGGCAGAACTACCTTGGGGTAAATTAGGCGCAGATTATATCGTGGAATCTACAGGGCTGTTCACCGACTATCAAGGAGCCGAAAACCATCTCAAGGCTGGTGCAAAGCGTGTAATCATTTCTGCGCCCACCAAAGAGCCAGATAAGGTGAAAACTTTGCTCATGGGTGTTAACCATCACCTATTTGACCCAGCGAAGGATTTGATTGTTTCTAATGCTAGCTGTACCACAAACTGTCTGGCTCCCATAGCTAAGGTGATCAACGACAACTTTGGCTTAACCGAAGGGTTAATGACCACAGTTCACGCGATGACTGCCACCCAGCCAACCGTAGATGGACCCAGCAAGAAAGACTGGCGGGGCGGTCGGGGTGCATCTCAGAATATCATTCCCTCTTCTACAGGTGCAGCGAAAGCCGTGGCATTGGTTTTACCAGAGTTGAAGGGAAAGTTGACTGGTATGGCCTTTCGAGTTCCTACTCCCGATGTCTCGGTGGTTGATTTAACTTTCAAAACTGCTAAAGCTACCAGTTACAAAGAAATCTGTGCTGCTATGAAGCAGGCGGCGTCAGGCTCGTTAGCAGGTATCTTGGGCTATACCGACGAAGAGGTGGTATCTACTGATTTTCAGGGCGATACCCACTCGAGTATTTTCGACGCAGGTGCTGGCATTGAACTGAATGCCAACTTCTTCAAGGTGGTTGCTTGGTATGACAACGAGTGGGGCTACTCCAATCGCGTAGTTGACTTGGTGTTGTCGATGGCACAGAAAGAAAAACTGTATTAG
- a CDS encoding transaldolase, whose protein sequence is MSKNLLEQLRQVTVVVSDTGDIQAIEQFKPQDATTNPSLITAAAQMPEYQGIVDQTLLQAKKDAGAGASQAQIVSLAFDRLAVSFGLKILQIIPGRVSTEVDARLSYDTEATVAKARDLIAQYKAAGISPNRVLIKIAATWEGICAAEILEKEGIHCNLTLLFGLHQAIACAEAGITLISPFVGRILDWYKKDTGKDYTATEDPGVLSVTKIYNYYKKFGYKTEVMGASFRNIGEITELAGCDLLTISPGLLTELKSTVGELPRKLDPAKVASLSIEKISVDKATFDKMHAADRMAYDKLAEGIDGFTKALVALEKLLAERLARLEGENLVIAG, encoded by the coding sequence ATGTCTAAGAATTTACTGGAACAATTGCGGCAAGTAACCGTTGTGGTGTCAGACACAGGCGATATTCAAGCAATTGAGCAGTTTAAGCCCCAAGATGCTACTACTAATCCTTCCCTGATTACTGCTGCGGCGCAAATGCCGGAATATCAGGGAATTGTTGATCAAACATTACTTCAGGCTAAAAAGGATGCTGGAGCCGGAGCAAGCCAAGCACAAATAGTTTCTCTGGCTTTTGACCGTCTGGCAGTTTCTTTTGGGTTGAAGATTTTGCAAATCATCCCCGGTCGCGTTTCTACGGAAGTCGATGCCCGTTTATCATACGATACGGAAGCGACTGTAGCTAAGGCGCGAGATTTGATTGCCCAGTACAAAGCTGCTGGAATTTCCCCAAATCGAGTGCTGATTAAAATAGCTGCTACTTGGGAAGGGATTTGTGCGGCGGAAATTCTGGAAAAAGAAGGTATTCACTGCAACCTGACTCTTTTGTTTGGACTTCACCAAGCGATCGCCTGCGCGGAAGCTGGTATCACTCTAATTTCTCCTTTCGTCGGTCGGATTCTCGACTGGTACAAGAAAGACACCGGAAAGGATTACACGGCTACGGAAGACCCAGGCGTGTTGTCAGTGACTAAAATCTATAACTACTACAAGAAATTCGGCTATAAAACCGAAGTTATGGGAGCTAGCTTCCGCAACATTGGCGAAATTACCGAACTTGCTGGTTGTGACTTGCTGACTATTTCTCCGGGGCTGTTGACCGAATTGAAGTCAACTGTGGGCGAACTACCACGCAAACTTGACCCCGCTAAGGTAGCAAGCTTGTCTATTGAAAAAATCTCCGTTGATAAAGCTACCTTTGACAAGATGCACGCCGCTGACCGGATGGCATACGACAAACTGGCTGAGGGGATCGACGGCTTTACCAAAGCTCTAGTTGCTCTAGAAAAACTATTGGCAGAGAGACTAGCTCGTCTTGAGGGAGAGAACCTAGTAATAGCTGGTTAA
- a CDS encoding HhoA/HhoB/HtrA family serine endopeptidase — MQNQPRDGENLSNSTSSNIANTKSHDYAPWKKAAASLSLVLLGSGMTLSGGYLAGHKQQISENASSLAVSRVNAAPPITAATDPNFITQVVQRVGPSVVRIDSSRTVKTQLPDEFNDPLFRRFFGSQLPSPGQNRVQRGSGSGFIIGGDGRILTNAHVVDGADTVTVTLKDGRSFKGKVLGKDELTDVAVVKIQADNLPTVSLGNSDQLQPGQWAIAIGNPLGLDNSVTTGIISATGRTSNQIGAPDKRVEYIQTDAAINPGNSGGPLLNARGEVIGMNTAIIQGAQGLGFAIPINTAQRISTQLISTGKVQHPYLGIQMVGLTPELKQNINSDPNSGLSVNEDKGVLVVKVVPNSPAAKAGVRAGDVIQKLNGQSVADAASVQKAVENSQVGGDLRLELRRNGQNINLAVQPGAFPTRVQ, encoded by the coding sequence ATGCAAAACCAACCACGGGACGGAGAAAATTTATCAAACAGCACTTCATCCAACATCGCTAACACCAAAAGCCATGATTATGCACCCTGGAAAAAGGCAGCCGCCTCTCTATCGTTGGTGTTGCTGGGATCGGGTATGACCTTGTCTGGTGGCTATCTAGCTGGTCACAAACAGCAGATATCTGAGAACGCATCTAGCTTGGCAGTGAGTCGAGTAAATGCTGCCCCCCCAATCACAGCCGCCACAGATCCCAACTTTATTACCCAGGTTGTACAAAGAGTCGGGCCCTCTGTAGTGCGGATTGATTCTTCCCGCACCGTCAAAACCCAGTTACCAGATGAATTTAACGATCCGTTGTTCCGCCGCTTCTTTGGCTCCCAACTACCTTCCCCAGGACAAAATCGGGTGCAACGGGGTTCAGGATCAGGTTTTATTATTGGTGGTGATGGTCGGATTCTCACGAATGCTCACGTAGTTGATGGTGCTGATACGGTGACAGTAACCCTTAAGGATGGGCGCAGCTTTAAAGGTAAGGTGCTGGGGAAAGACGAGTTAACAGATGTGGCGGTGGTGAAGATTCAGGCAGACAATCTGCCAACAGTTAGCTTGGGTAATTCCGACCAACTGCAACCAGGACAATGGGCGATCGCGATCGGCAACCCTCTCGGTCTAGATAATTCCGTAACTACAGGCATTATCAGCGCCACCGGACGCACTAGCAATCAAATTGGCGCACCCGATAAGCGAGTTGAATATATTCAAACCGACGCAGCCATTAATCCCGGTAATTCCGGCGGACCCTTACTCAATGCCCGTGGCGAGGTAATTGGCATGAATACAGCCATCATCCAAGGGGCCCAAGGATTAGGCTTTGCTATTCCCATCAACACAGCGCAGCGCATTTCCACTCAACTAATATCTACAGGTAAAGTCCAACATCCTTATTTGGGAATTCAGATGGTGGGGTTAACACCTGAGTTAAAGCAAAACATCAACTCAGACCCCAACAGTGGATTGAGTGTGAATGAAGATAAAGGTGTGTTAGTTGTGAAAGTTGTGCCCAATTCCCCAGCTGCTAAAGCAGGAGTACGTGCTGGTGACGTTATCCAGAAGCTCAACGGTCAATCAGTCGCAGATGCCGCTAGTGTTCAAAAGGCAGTAGAAAATAGCCAAGTCGGGGGAGATTTGCGCCTAGAGTTGCGTCGCAATGGGCAGAATATTAACTTAGCTGTGCAACCTGGTGCTTTCCCCACGCGAGTGCAATAA
- a CDS encoding NYN domain-containing protein has translation MSITNLSIKTNEYKELREKPHWQGPALTNPSVKGRETKIQETVNDSAIFDGLNRGRVAIFIDGINLFHTALQLGMEIDYVKLLCRLTNGSRLLRAFFYTGVDSSNEKQQGFLLWMRRNGYRVVTKDIVPVAENFKKPNLNVEIAVDMITLAPYYDTAVLVSGDGDLAYAVNAVSRLGSRVEVVSLRTITSDSLIDVADYFIDFDSIKQHIQKDSHVGYSYRTPSNSSF, from the coding sequence ATGAGTATTACTAACCTTAGCATAAAAACAAATGAATATAAAGAACTTAGGGAGAAACCCCATTGGCAAGGGCCAGCATTGACAAATCCTAGTGTCAAAGGGCGAGAAACTAAAATTCAAGAAACTGTAAATGACAGTGCTATTTTCGATGGCTTAAATCGCGGTAGAGTGGCAATTTTTATTGATGGTATAAACCTCTTTCATACAGCCTTACAACTCGGCATGGAAATTGACTATGTTAAATTGCTATGTCGTTTAACTAATGGTTCGCGGCTGTTACGTGCTTTTTTCTACACTGGAGTTGATAGCAGTAATGAAAAACAACAGGGTTTTCTATTGTGGATGCGTCGGAATGGCTATCGTGTAGTTACCAAAGATATAGTGCCAGTTGCAGAGAATTTTAAAAAACCAAATTTGAATGTTGAAATAGCTGTAGATATGATCACTTTAGCTCCCTACTATGATACTGCTGTCTTAGTCAGTGGGGATGGAGACTTAGCCTATGCGGTGAATGCTGTTAGCAGGTTGGGATCTCGCGTGGAAGTGGTAAGTCTGCGAACAATCACCAGTGACAGCCTAATTGATGTTGCTGACTACTTCATTGACTTTGACAGTATTAAACAACACATTCAAAAAGATTCCCATGTCGGCTATAGTTATCGCACGCCGTCCAACTCTAGCTTTTAA
- the rimM gene encoding ribosome maturation factor RimM (Essential for efficient processing of 16S rRNA) has protein sequence MNHEDAKNAKKKKKKAVVGEKVKIPPSAIPSTDDWLAIGKIVAPQGLAGEVRVYPESDFPERFEEPGTRWLLRPGQTQPQPIELLSGRYIEGKNLYVLQLAGVENCNQAEALRGCKLMVPASDRPELGEDEYHVIDLIGLEVFMQTSGELVGVVADIIPAGNDLLEVKLDPSYASDSKEKTVLIPFVMAIAPVVDLQNRRIEITPPPGLLEINN, from the coding sequence ATGAACCACGAAGACGCGAAGAACGCGAAGAAGAAGAAAAAAAAGGCAGTGGTAGGGGAAAAGGTCAAAATTCCCCCATCCGCAATCCCCAGTACTGATGATTGGTTAGCAATTGGGAAGATTGTGGCACCTCAAGGATTAGCTGGGGAGGTGCGGGTTTATCCTGAGTCCGATTTCCCCGAACGCTTTGAGGAACCTGGAACCCGCTGGTTATTGCGTCCCGGCCAGACGCAACCGCAACCGATAGAGTTGTTGTCAGGACGTTACATTGAAGGGAAAAATTTGTATGTTCTGCAATTAGCTGGTGTGGAGAACTGCAACCAAGCAGAAGCGTTGCGTGGATGTAAGTTAATGGTTCCGGCAAGCGATCGCCCCGAATTAGGCGAAGATGAATATCATGTGATCGATTTGATCGGCTTGGAAGTCTTTATGCAAACATCTGGGGAACTTGTGGGGGTGGTAGCGGATATCATCCCCGCTGGTAATGATTTGTTAGAAGTGAAGTTAGATCCGTCCTATGCCAGTGATAGCAAAGAAAAAACCGTTTTGATTCCCTTTGTCATGGCGATCGCACCTGTGGTAGATTTACAAAATCGTCGCATTGAAATTACACCACCACCAGGGTTACTAGAAATCAACAATTAG